A genomic segment from Glycine soja cultivar W05 chromosome 20, ASM419377v2, whole genome shotgun sequence encodes:
- the LOC114403386 gene encoding TNF receptor-associated factor homolog 1b-like isoform X2: MAGISGEESGVGKSAEGTFSGQRCQSGEALAEWRSSEQVENGTPSTSPPYWDIDDDDDGPKPSELYGRYTWKIENFSQITKRELRSSAFEVGSYKWYILIYPQGCDVCNHLSLFLCVANHDKLLPGWSHFAQFTIAVVNKDPKKSKYSDTLHRFWKKEHDWGWKKFMELSKVYDGFVDASDNLIIKAQVQVIREKADRPFRCLDCQYRRELVRVYLTNVEQICRRFVEERRSKLGKLIEDKARWSSFCTFWREIDQTSRRRMSREKTDVILKVVVKHFFIEKEVTSTLVMDSLYSGLKALEGQNKCKKGRVKLLDAEEMPAPIVGAEKDMFVLVDDVLLLLERAAKEPLPPKDEKGPQNRTKDGNSGEDFNKDSIERDERRLTELGRRTLEIFVLAHIFSNKIEVSYQEAVALKRQEELIREEEAAWLAESEQKAKRGNEREKKSKKKQAKQKRNNRKGKDKGREERPIVAVYDNQQDNTADEKKDSNMEEVQALDEKLYALEIVSDVSDSVDGVGEVLQPDSEDRDVSPVNWDTDASEVHPPTEASSNGIVSLSSVQNGMAEKRSSLVMDDSSSTCSTDSLPSMVMNDHYKGNSFSNYKVQKSPNRGKNQVKASCNVDSWTTEMDSQPSGSSADAVDVNESGSSKLGGSEPEGAVLCLQDRLKWLDQPVIRKEEDISSLQKKQTIKDQVNIERTVDNESLSKEKKSAVPSSSSSPPRNLPVQMKSENQTRVTGDPVHVRKTSFGVSQSTDKEASSSSTSVSQVTIGPKTEIQKASPPRLTERSMAQVAMLSRPSSAPLVPGGPRPTAAVVSMVQTAPLLARSVSATGRLGPDPSPATHSYVPQSYRNAIMGNPVVSTAASLPHSSSSSGVNPSPGYSHPLMVSSPLFISRSSDKMDSNTSQSGVPFGMISQDVLQNGPNWIDSSQREASRSMHYEPPSRLNDVQNLDLFRPIDCRSLGNIPSEFPVYTSRRPNQGALVDEFPHLDIINDLLDEPRDHGIGKASRASSVFHSLNDGPQLLNRQFTFPRDLGTDDDLGSSTSSCRLERSRSYHDAGFQQGYSTSGWHYDSLQDYVPQASTLSYGNGKVDGMIPNQWQVAGSDLSYLGMRNTENSYSYYQDYSNMACGVNGYTVFRPSNGP; the protein is encoded by the exons ATGGCTGGGATTTCAGGTGAGGAATCTGGAGTGGGAAAGTCTGCGGAGGGAACTTTTAGTGGGCAGCGTTGTCAATCTGGGGAAGCATTGGCAGAATGGCGGTCTTCCGAGCAGGTGGAGAATGGAACCCCATCGACTTCACCCCCTTATTGGGACATTGACGATGACGATGATG GACCGAAACCTTCAGAATTGTATGGAAGATATACATGGAAGATTGAAAATTTTTCTCAGATTACCAAAAGGGAACTTCGTAGTAGTGCGTTTGAGGTTGGCAGCTACAAGTG gtatattttaatttatccacAAGGCTGTGATGTCTGCAATCATCTCTCTCTGTTTCTTTGTGTTGCTAATCATGACAAACTTCTTCCTG GATGGAGTCATTTTGCGCAATTTACAATAGCTGTGGTCAATAAAGATccaaagaaatcaaaatattcTG ATACTTTACACCGATTTTGGAAGAAGGAGCATGACTGGGGATGGAAAAAGTTTATGGAGCTCTCAAAAGTGTATGATGGGTTTGTTGACGCATCTGACAATCTGATAATAAAAGCTCAAGTTCAAGTCATTAG GGAAAAAGCTGACAGGCCTTTTCGTTGCCTTGATTGTCAGTATAGGAGAGAACTTGTTAGAGTATATTTGACAAATGTAGAACAAATTTGCCGGCGTTTTGTGGAGGAAAGAAGAAGCAAGCTTGGGAAGTTGATAGAGGATAAAGCTAGGTGGTCAAG CTTCTGTACTTTCTGGCGAGAAATTGATCAAACCTCTAGGCGCCGCATGTCAAGGGAGAAGACAGACGTAATTTTGAAAGTAGTTGTGAAACACTTCTTTATAGAAAAAGAAGTGACTTCTACTTTGGTAATGGACTCCCTGTATAGTGGGTTGAAGGCTCTCGAAGGCCAGAATAAATGCAAGAAAGGTAGGGTAAAATTGTTGGATGCTGAAGAAATGCCCGCACCAATTGTCGGTGCTGAGAAAGATATGTTTGTATTGGTGGATGATGTTCTTCTGCTACTTGAGAGAGCAGCTAAAGAACCTCTGCCTCCGAAAGATGAGAAGGGTCCTCAAAACCGCACAAAG GATGGAAACTCTGGGGAGGACTTCAATAAAGATTCTATTGAGCGTGATGAAAGGCGTCTCACAGAATTAGGTCGCAGGACTTTGGAAATATTTGTCCTTGCCCATATATTCAG CAATAAAATTGAGGTTTCCTACCAGGAAGCTGTTGCTCTAAAGAGACAAGAAGAGCTCATTCGTGAAGAAGAGGCAGCTTGGCTGGCTGAAAGTGAGCAGAAAGCAAAACGTGGAAATGAGAGGGAAAAGAAGTCAAAGAAGAAACAG GCCAAACAGAAACGGAACAATCGGAAAGGAAAGGATAAAGGTAGAGAGGAGAGACCTATTGTGGCTGTATATGACAATCAGCAAGACAATACTGCTGATGAGAAAAAAGATTCTAACATGGAGGAAGTTCAAGCTCTTGATGAAAAGCTTTATGCCCTGGAAATTGTTTCTGATGTGTCTGATTCTGTGGATGGGGTTGGTGAAGTGCTTCAGCCTGATTCTGAAGACAGAGATGTGAGTCCTGTAAATTGGGATACTGATGCATCAGAAGTTCATCCTCCCACTGAGGCTAGTAGCAATGGTATTGTTAGTCTTTCATCTGTACAAAATGGAATGGCTGAGAAAAGGAGCAGTTTAGTAATGGATGACAGTTCTTCAACATGTTCTACTGATTCATTACCATCAATGGTGATGAATGACCACTACAAGGGGAACTCTTTTTCAAATTACAAAGTCCAAAAGTCACCTAACAG AGGTAAGAACCAAGTAAAAGCATCGTGTAATGTGGACAGTTGGACAACAGAAATGGATAGTCAGCCGTCCGGTTCTTCTGCAGATGCTGTAGATGTTAATGAGTCTGGAAGTAGCAAGTTAGGTGGATCTGAGCCTGAGGGTGCTGTTCTCTGCTTGCAGGATCGATTAAAGTGGCTTGATCAGCCTGTCATCAGAAAG GAAGAGGATATATCTTCGCTACAAAAGAAACAAACCATCAAAGACCAAGTTAACATAGAAAGAACTGTGGATAATGAAAGCCTAtcaaaagagaagaaatcaGCGGTGCCATCCTCATCTAGTAGTCCTCCAAGAAACTTACCTGTTCAAATGAAGTCAGAAAACCAAACTAGAGTTACTGGAGATCCTGTTCATGTCAGGAAAACATCTTTTGGTGTCTCACAATCAACTGATAAAGAGGCGTCTTCATCTTCAACTTCTGTATCACAAGTAACAATTGGTCCAAAAACAGAAATCCAGAAAGCTTCACCCCCAAGACTAACCGAAAGATCCATGGCACAAGTGGCTATGTTGTCAAGGCCATCTAGTGCTCCACTAGTTCCTGGTGGTCCCAGGCCCACTGCTGCTGTTGTCTCCATGGTTCAAACTGCTCCACTACTTGCACGCTCTGTGAGTGCAACTGGTCGGTTAGGTCCTGATCCCTCACCTGCTACTCATAGTTATGTTCCCCAGTCCTATAGAAATGCAATAATGGGGAATCCTGTGGTGTCAACTGCTGCCAGTCTTCCTCATTCCAGCTCCAGTTCAGGAGTAAACCCATCTCCTGGCTATTCACATCCACTCATGGTATCATCCCCACTATTTATCTCCCGGAGCTCCGACAAAATGGATTCAAATACTTCCCAGTCTGGTGTTCCCTTTGGTATGATTTCACAGGATGTTTTACAGAACGGACCTAATTGGATTGATAGTTCTCAAAGGGAAGCCAGCAGAAGCATGCACTATGAACCTCCTTCCCGACTAAATGATGTTCAAAACCTAGACTTGTTCAGGCCAATAGATTGTAGATCTTTGGGCAACATACCAAGTGAGTTCCCAGTTTACACATCCAGGCGTCCGAACCAAGGGGCGTTGGTGGATGAGTTCCCACACCTCGATATCATTAATGACCTGCTTGATGAACCAAGGGACCATGGTATTGGGAAGGCATCCAGGGCAAGTTCTGTCTTCCACTCCCTCAATGATGGACCACAGTTGCTAAATCGTCAATTCACTTTTCCTAGAGACTTGGGTACCGATGATGATTTGGGATCTTCCACCAGTTCTTGTAGGCTTGAGAGATCACGTAGTTACCATGATGCCGGGTTTCAACAAGGGTATAGCACATCTGGTTGGCATTATGATTCACTGCAGGATTATGTTCCTCAGGCCAGTACATTATCATATGGAAATGGCAAGGTAGATGGGATGATTCCAAACCAATGGCAGGTTGCTGGTTCTGATCTATCTTATCTAGGCATGAGAAACACTGAGAATAGTTACTCGTACTATCAAGATTACTCAAATATGGCATGTGGTGTCAATGGTTATACTGTATTCAGGCCTTCAAATGGTCCGTAG
- the LOC114402041 gene encoding UBX domain-containing protein 1-like, producing the protein MAVSAIADNKEEEEMRRRNVPRRRSRNLKKKQQRKEEAFHLIPTTMAATKMRKQKREEDFTWEEEAARRRRRTKKMQKMKNKNEEERRRSRNVRRRKKKKQLIKDNLIATKNAHNYFHALLARCVCPNWDPSDATSFPSSPTSR; encoded by the exons ATGGCGGTTTCCGCCATCGCCgacaacaaagaagaagaagaaatgcgAAGGAGAAACGTACCTCGAAGAAGAAGCAGAAACTTGAAGAAGAAGCAGCAGCGCAAAGAAGAAGCTTTCCACTTGATCCCGACAACAATGGCGGCAACGAAGATGAGGAAGCAGAAACGCGAAGAAGACTTCACTTGGGAAGAAGAGGCAgcgcgaagaagaagaagaacgaagaagatgcagaaaatgaagaacaagAATGAAGAAGAACGCAGAAGAAGCAGAAACGTCCgacgaaggaagaagaagaagcag CTGATTAAGGACAACCTCATAGCAACAAAGAATGCTCACAATTATTTCCATGCTTTACTAGCCAG GTGCGTGTGCCCTAATTGGGATCCCTCTGATGCGACGTCGTTTCCCAGTTCCCCTACCTCCCgttga
- the LOC114402040 gene encoding protein MAIN-LIKE 2-like, whose translation MVRTRGLGRALGQVTRRGVGRGDHDDSGDAPQRRRPTASARRQRVVVTADHVDESVIPDPDVQDDPMEAPATVEDIPAGAGAEAAEDQPQRMRITLLAAYRRERYLYYLFLERPELRLSSHGRKVHSLGRPIPAIEGLIAGTGLSPLIACSVDTGDRGLLSAFVERWHRETSSFHLPVGELTITLDDVSSLLHLPVIGNFHAFEPLHVDDAVQMLVDLLMVSPESARAKIVQCRGPYVRLQWVREVYQRRCQTVHWTAAARAYLLHLLGCTLFANKSATNAHVVYLEALRDLSMTERYAWGVAALVHMYDQLNDASMSHSRQLGGYITLLQCWIYEHFPSVAESTADQDYDEASPRACRWIVTKKTVKSIRTPSYRERLD comes from the exons atggttaggaccAGAGGATTAGGTCGTGCCTTAGGTCAGGTCACTCGCAGAGGTGTGGGCAGAGGAGATCATGATGATTccggtgatgctccacagcgtCGACGACCTACTGCATCCGCACGGAGGCAGCGAGTCGTTGTGACTGCGGATCACGTCGATGAGTCAGTCATTCCTGACCCAGACGTTCAGGATGACCCGATGGAGGCACCAGCTACTGTGGAGGACATTCCTGCGGGCGCAGGCGCAGAGGCGGCTGAGGATCAGCCTCAGCGTATGCGGATCACGTTGCTTGCAGCGTATAGACGGGAGAggtatttatactatttattttta gagcgtCCTGAATTGAGGTTATCCTCGCATGGGAGGAAGGTCCATAGTTTAGGCAGGCCTATCCCTGCCATTGAGGGACTTATCGCTGGTACAGGACTAAGTCCTCTGATCGCGTGTTCGGTAGACACCGGCGATCGGGGACTTTTGTCCGCGTTTGTGGAGCGGTGGCACCGGGAGACGTCTAGTTTCCATCTCCCGGTGGGTGAGCTCACCATCACATTGGACGACGTCTCCTCTCTTCTCCATCTTCCCGTTATAGGCAATTTTCACGCATTTGAGCCCTTGCACGTGGATGATGCAGTTCAGATGCTGGTGGACTTGTTGATGGTGTCTCCAGAGTCTGCTAGGGCTAAGATAGTCCAGTGTCGCGGACCGTACGTACGCCTGCAATGGGTACGTGAAGTATATCAGCGCCGATGCCAGACAGTTCATTGGACAGCTGCGGCTCGTGCATATCTTCTTCACCTGTTGGGTTGCACtctgtttgctaacaagagtgcaaccaatGCCCATGTTGTCTACTTGGAGGCCCTTCGTGACCTCAGTATGACAGAGAGGTACGCTTGGGGAGTGGCTGCTTTGGTTCATATGTACGACCAGCTGAACGATGCATCCATGAGCCACAGTCGACAGCTTGGCGGTTACATCACACTGCTGCAg TGCTGGATTTACGAGCACTTTCCCTCAGTTGCGGAGTCCACCGCTGATCAGGACTACGACGAGGCTTCTCCGCGTGCATGCAGGTGGATTGTGACAAAGAAGACCGTGAAGAGCATTCGCACGCCGTCGTATAGGGAGCGCCTGGACTGA
- the LOC114403386 gene encoding TNF receptor-associated factor homolog 1b-like isoform X1 translates to MAGISGEESGVGKSAEGTFSGQRCQSGEALAEWRSSEQVENGTPSTSPPYWDIDDDDDGPKPSELYGRYTWKIENFSQITKRELRSSAFEVGSYKCEIDRYDFQSIIVWYILIYPQGCDVCNHLSLFLCVANHDKLLPGWSHFAQFTIAVVNKDPKKSKYSDTLHRFWKKEHDWGWKKFMELSKVYDGFVDASDNLIIKAQVQVIREKADRPFRCLDCQYRRELVRVYLTNVEQICRRFVEERRSKLGKLIEDKARWSSFCTFWREIDQTSRRRMSREKTDVILKVVVKHFFIEKEVTSTLVMDSLYSGLKALEGQNKCKKGRVKLLDAEEMPAPIVGAEKDMFVLVDDVLLLLERAAKEPLPPKDEKGPQNRTKDGNSGEDFNKDSIERDERRLTELGRRTLEIFVLAHIFSNKIEVSYQEAVALKRQEELIREEEAAWLAESEQKAKRGNEREKKSKKKQAKQKRNNRKGKDKGREERPIVAVYDNQQDNTADEKKDSNMEEVQALDEKLYALEIVSDVSDSVDGVGEVLQPDSEDRDVSPVNWDTDASEVHPPTEASSNGIVSLSSVQNGMAEKRSSLVMDDSSSTCSTDSLPSMVMNDHYKGNSFSNYKVQKSPNRGKNQVKASCNVDSWTTEMDSQPSGSSADAVDVNESGSSKLGGSEPEGAVLCLQDRLKWLDQPVIRKEEDISSLQKKQTIKDQVNIERTVDNESLSKEKKSAVPSSSSSPPRNLPVQMKSENQTRVTGDPVHVRKTSFGVSQSTDKEASSSSTSVSQVTIGPKTEIQKASPPRLTERSMAQVAMLSRPSSAPLVPGGPRPTAAVVSMVQTAPLLARSVSATGRLGPDPSPATHSYVPQSYRNAIMGNPVVSTAASLPHSSSSSGVNPSPGYSHPLMVSSPLFISRSSDKMDSNTSQSGVPFGMISQDVLQNGPNWIDSSQREASRSMHYEPPSRLNDVQNLDLFRPIDCRSLGNIPSEFPVYTSRRPNQGALVDEFPHLDIINDLLDEPRDHGIGKASRASSVFHSLNDGPQLLNRQFTFPRDLGTDDDLGSSTSSCRLERSRSYHDAGFQQGYSTSGWHYDSLQDYVPQASTLSYGNGKVDGMIPNQWQVAGSDLSYLGMRNTENSYSYYQDYSNMACGVNGYTVFRPSNGP, encoded by the exons ATGGCTGGGATTTCAGGTGAGGAATCTGGAGTGGGAAAGTCTGCGGAGGGAACTTTTAGTGGGCAGCGTTGTCAATCTGGGGAAGCATTGGCAGAATGGCGGTCTTCCGAGCAGGTGGAGAATGGAACCCCATCGACTTCACCCCCTTATTGGGACATTGACGATGACGATGATG GACCGAAACCTTCAGAATTGTATGGAAGATATACATGGAAGATTGAAAATTTTTCTCAGATTACCAAAAGGGAACTTCGTAGTAGTGCGTTTGAGGTTGGCAGCTACAAGTG CGAAATTGACCGTTATGACTTCCAGTCCATCATAGTGTG gtatattttaatttatccacAAGGCTGTGATGTCTGCAATCATCTCTCTCTGTTTCTTTGTGTTGCTAATCATGACAAACTTCTTCCTG GATGGAGTCATTTTGCGCAATTTACAATAGCTGTGGTCAATAAAGATccaaagaaatcaaaatattcTG ATACTTTACACCGATTTTGGAAGAAGGAGCATGACTGGGGATGGAAAAAGTTTATGGAGCTCTCAAAAGTGTATGATGGGTTTGTTGACGCATCTGACAATCTGATAATAAAAGCTCAAGTTCAAGTCATTAG GGAAAAAGCTGACAGGCCTTTTCGTTGCCTTGATTGTCAGTATAGGAGAGAACTTGTTAGAGTATATTTGACAAATGTAGAACAAATTTGCCGGCGTTTTGTGGAGGAAAGAAGAAGCAAGCTTGGGAAGTTGATAGAGGATAAAGCTAGGTGGTCAAG CTTCTGTACTTTCTGGCGAGAAATTGATCAAACCTCTAGGCGCCGCATGTCAAGGGAGAAGACAGACGTAATTTTGAAAGTAGTTGTGAAACACTTCTTTATAGAAAAAGAAGTGACTTCTACTTTGGTAATGGACTCCCTGTATAGTGGGTTGAAGGCTCTCGAAGGCCAGAATAAATGCAAGAAAGGTAGGGTAAAATTGTTGGATGCTGAAGAAATGCCCGCACCAATTGTCGGTGCTGAGAAAGATATGTTTGTATTGGTGGATGATGTTCTTCTGCTACTTGAGAGAGCAGCTAAAGAACCTCTGCCTCCGAAAGATGAGAAGGGTCCTCAAAACCGCACAAAG GATGGAAACTCTGGGGAGGACTTCAATAAAGATTCTATTGAGCGTGATGAAAGGCGTCTCACAGAATTAGGTCGCAGGACTTTGGAAATATTTGTCCTTGCCCATATATTCAG CAATAAAATTGAGGTTTCCTACCAGGAAGCTGTTGCTCTAAAGAGACAAGAAGAGCTCATTCGTGAAGAAGAGGCAGCTTGGCTGGCTGAAAGTGAGCAGAAAGCAAAACGTGGAAATGAGAGGGAAAAGAAGTCAAAGAAGAAACAG GCCAAACAGAAACGGAACAATCGGAAAGGAAAGGATAAAGGTAGAGAGGAGAGACCTATTGTGGCTGTATATGACAATCAGCAAGACAATACTGCTGATGAGAAAAAAGATTCTAACATGGAGGAAGTTCAAGCTCTTGATGAAAAGCTTTATGCCCTGGAAATTGTTTCTGATGTGTCTGATTCTGTGGATGGGGTTGGTGAAGTGCTTCAGCCTGATTCTGAAGACAGAGATGTGAGTCCTGTAAATTGGGATACTGATGCATCAGAAGTTCATCCTCCCACTGAGGCTAGTAGCAATGGTATTGTTAGTCTTTCATCTGTACAAAATGGAATGGCTGAGAAAAGGAGCAGTTTAGTAATGGATGACAGTTCTTCAACATGTTCTACTGATTCATTACCATCAATGGTGATGAATGACCACTACAAGGGGAACTCTTTTTCAAATTACAAAGTCCAAAAGTCACCTAACAG AGGTAAGAACCAAGTAAAAGCATCGTGTAATGTGGACAGTTGGACAACAGAAATGGATAGTCAGCCGTCCGGTTCTTCTGCAGATGCTGTAGATGTTAATGAGTCTGGAAGTAGCAAGTTAGGTGGATCTGAGCCTGAGGGTGCTGTTCTCTGCTTGCAGGATCGATTAAAGTGGCTTGATCAGCCTGTCATCAGAAAG GAAGAGGATATATCTTCGCTACAAAAGAAACAAACCATCAAAGACCAAGTTAACATAGAAAGAACTGTGGATAATGAAAGCCTAtcaaaagagaagaaatcaGCGGTGCCATCCTCATCTAGTAGTCCTCCAAGAAACTTACCTGTTCAAATGAAGTCAGAAAACCAAACTAGAGTTACTGGAGATCCTGTTCATGTCAGGAAAACATCTTTTGGTGTCTCACAATCAACTGATAAAGAGGCGTCTTCATCTTCAACTTCTGTATCACAAGTAACAATTGGTCCAAAAACAGAAATCCAGAAAGCTTCACCCCCAAGACTAACCGAAAGATCCATGGCACAAGTGGCTATGTTGTCAAGGCCATCTAGTGCTCCACTAGTTCCTGGTGGTCCCAGGCCCACTGCTGCTGTTGTCTCCATGGTTCAAACTGCTCCACTACTTGCACGCTCTGTGAGTGCAACTGGTCGGTTAGGTCCTGATCCCTCACCTGCTACTCATAGTTATGTTCCCCAGTCCTATAGAAATGCAATAATGGGGAATCCTGTGGTGTCAACTGCTGCCAGTCTTCCTCATTCCAGCTCCAGTTCAGGAGTAAACCCATCTCCTGGCTATTCACATCCACTCATGGTATCATCCCCACTATTTATCTCCCGGAGCTCCGACAAAATGGATTCAAATACTTCCCAGTCTGGTGTTCCCTTTGGTATGATTTCACAGGATGTTTTACAGAACGGACCTAATTGGATTGATAGTTCTCAAAGGGAAGCCAGCAGAAGCATGCACTATGAACCTCCTTCCCGACTAAATGATGTTCAAAACCTAGACTTGTTCAGGCCAATAGATTGTAGATCTTTGGGCAACATACCAAGTGAGTTCCCAGTTTACACATCCAGGCGTCCGAACCAAGGGGCGTTGGTGGATGAGTTCCCACACCTCGATATCATTAATGACCTGCTTGATGAACCAAGGGACCATGGTATTGGGAAGGCATCCAGGGCAAGTTCTGTCTTCCACTCCCTCAATGATGGACCACAGTTGCTAAATCGTCAATTCACTTTTCCTAGAGACTTGGGTACCGATGATGATTTGGGATCTTCCACCAGTTCTTGTAGGCTTGAGAGATCACGTAGTTACCATGATGCCGGGTTTCAACAAGGGTATAGCACATCTGGTTGGCATTATGATTCACTGCAGGATTATGTTCCTCAGGCCAGTACATTATCATATGGAAATGGCAAGGTAGATGGGATGATTCCAAACCAATGGCAGGTTGCTGGTTCTGATCTATCTTATCTAGGCATGAGAAACACTGAGAATAGTTACTCGTACTATCAAGATTACTCAAATATGGCATGTGGTGTCAATGGTTATACTGTATTCAGGCCTTCAAATGGTCCGTAG